Below is a genomic region from Micropterus dolomieu isolate WLL.071019.BEF.003 ecotype Adirondacks linkage group LG16, ASM2129224v1, whole genome shotgun sequence.
CTCTGAGACTAAAATAGCTCCTAAAAAAGTCAGCTGTGTAACACCTGTTAGATCTTAACACGACTCCACCCACCCCAAAAGTTAACCGTTCTGCTTTGGGagtccctttttaaaaaaaaaataaaagatttagTTTTAAGAGTATTTAAGATCATTTcacaattatgaaaataatgtcACTTGACTCTAAAAGATCGATTTACTggaaacaaatgaaatgttgtCACCTTATTCGAAGACTTTTAAACCCTTGATCACAAATTTCTGAATATcttagggggaaaaaaggttgTGGGCAAGTAAAACAAACCCTTAACAACTGTACAGGTGAAAATACTGTTGGTATGCAAAgataaaacaaccacaaaacatACTCTAGTGTAGTAGTAAAATGAACACCACCACACATTCAATCAGGTTTAATGAAGGCTTCAACCAAAGCTTGTGAACAGATGAACTAGTGAACACCAGCATCACAAAGTTAGAACAGATATTTATACATCATTCAGGATGTTATGGCTTGATTAACTTTATTTACGTCAGTCCCAGTGCCCCCCAAATACGTTCCTACTCAAATCCACACACAATCCCTGGGATAGCTTTTATGATACAAGATGGAAGTATGAGCCAAATAGTCAAGAAACAACTTGGCTGTCCAGATGCAAGTGGCCCTTACTTCCATGAGCCAGACTTGCCCTTGGCCCCGCGGGAGGTCTTAGATGCTTTGGAGCCCCTCTGGTGGTCGCTGACTCGGTTCCGAAGCACGTAGATGTCGTACTTCTGCCTCTTGAGCTTTTCAGCCAGCTCAAACTTCTCGGCGTGCAACTGGTGAAGCCACTGCCAGAGGTCCTGCACCTTCTCTGCCAGCTTCTCCTGGTTCAGGTGGTCGATGTTGAGCGGCTTCCGGCGTTCCATCAGggccttcttcttctcctctcttgcTGTCAGCTTCTTCCCCTTCTTCTGGTCCACCTTCTGCAGGTAGCCGCCAAAGGACTTGTTGGTgaatatcttcttcttctttgcctCTTCCTCAGCACGCAGTTTAGCGGCCTCTTCCTCACGCCTCGCCCTCTCCTCAGCCAGACGGGCTTGGCGTTCACGATCCTGCTCGGTGCGGACTCTCTGTTGTTCCGCTCTGTCAGCTCGACGGCGTTCAATGCGGTTCCGCAGTGCAAccagctcttcctcctctttctggcGAGTGGAGAAATGTGACTCGATCAAGGTCTGGAGGTCGTTGAAATCCTTTTCTAGTCTTTTACGGTGCAGGTCATCAAAATCCACCTTCTCACC
It encodes:
- the tnnt2c gene encoding troponin T2c, cardiac, with amino-acid sequence MSDTEEIVEEYEQEEEEEVEEEEEEQSDNEAEKKEEHAEENEHEGEFKKRPKTTYVPNIAPPKLPDGEKVDFDDLHRKRLEKDFNDLQTLIESHFSTRQKEEEELVALRNRIERRRADRAEQQRVRTEQDRERQARLAEERARREEEAAKLRAEEEAKKKKIFTNKSFGGYLQKVDQKKGKKLTAREEKKKALMERRKPLNIDHLNQEKLAEKVQDLWQWLHQLHAEKFELAEKLKRQKYDIYVLRNRVSDHQRGSKASKTSRGAKGKSGSWK